In Leptospira congkakensis, the DNA window ATAGGGCATTTTGTAGCGGAATCCAAGGAGGCTTTTTAGTATGAACTCCTAATCTTTGTGTCAATATCATGAAATCGTAGCTAGAGCCTTTCTAAATGGCGTTAAATTCAAATTCCGTAATTTATCAATTGATTTTAGCAGTTGATTCTCAAGATAAGGACTGTTGGCTTTATGCGTAAAAAAATATACTTATCAATCATAATCCAGTCCACCTTCCTTTTGTTATTTGTTACCAATTGCAATAGTATTGTAAAACAAGAATGGAAGGATTCAGTTGCTTTTCAAAAATTCTGCGGATGTGTCACTCCTAAAGAGGAGAAAGCCGGCGACTATTTGGGGAGTTTACCAGTAGGTTCTTTGGATAAACTTGGAACTTCGGATTATTTGGAGAAATTGTATAAAGGTCTCCGCAGTGATTTTGAACACTCCGGAACTCCATTTGAAGAAGTAGGGGGAAGTCTTGTTGGAAAAGGGGTCGAACTCAAACGTATTGAAGATGATGAAAAAAGGTTACGAGAACTTTTAATTGTGATCGATGGGGACGTAGCTTTCCCATCTGGAAAATCAACTCTCACTCCAAAAGCAAAAGAACTCATCGCTAAAGTTGGGGACGCTATGGAAGCATACCCTGAGACCAATTGTCGAATTGGTGGACACACAGATAGTG includes these proteins:
- a CDS encoding OmpA family protein, which produces MRKKIYLSIIIQSTFLLLFVTNCNSIVKQEWKDSVAFQKFCGCVTPKEEKAGDYLGSLPVGSLDKLGTSDYLEKLYKGLRSDFEHSGTPFEEVGGSLVGKGVELKRIEDDEKRLRELLIVIDGDVAFPSGKSTLTPKAKELIAKVGDAMEAYPETNCRIGGHTDSVGAFSMNLKLSKERSQSVKLELKLIHRIVEERFKEVDGFADLQKIVDTMLAEKKNRRTEVYVGTVRIVY